A single Oligoflexia bacterium DNA region contains:
- a CDS encoding YkgJ family cysteine cluster protein: MNCRLGCGACCIAPSISSPIPGMPDGKAAGARCIQLSNNNQCLIFGKPERPEVCLQFKASIETCGQNEFEATVYLTKLEKLTSPLLL; encoded by the coding sequence ATGAATTGCCGATTAGGATGCGGTGCTTGTTGTATAGCACCTTCAATTTCATCACCCATACCAGGAATGCCTGACGGAAAAGCTGCTGGAGCAAGATGCATTCAGCTAAGTAATAATAATCAATGTCTTATATTTGGAAAACCAGAGCGTCCTGAAGTTTGTTTGCAATTCAAAGCGTCAATTGAAACTTGTGGTCAAAATGAATTTGAAGCAACTGTGTATCTAACGAAACTAGAAAAACTAACAAGCCCCTTACTATTGTAA
- the arfB gene encoding alternative ribosome rescue aminoacyl-tRNA hydrolase ArfB, with amino-acid sequence MNLEQITSELKFSAVRSRGPGGQNVNKVSSAAVLYWDFNASSALNDEQKYLIRKNMKNVINKEAFVYLRSDEFRDLEKNKSRCIEKLEAMLIQAFHKPKARRPTKPTRNSKLRKLESKNRRGELKQSRQKIR; translated from the coding sequence GTGAATTTAGAGCAAATAACTTCAGAACTAAAATTCAGCGCTGTTCGAAGTCGCGGACCTGGTGGGCAAAATGTCAATAAGGTTTCGTCAGCGGCGGTTTTGTACTGGGATTTTAATGCTTCCAGCGCATTGAATGATGAGCAAAAATATTTGATCAGAAAAAATATGAAAAATGTAATTAATAAAGAAGCTTTTGTTTATCTGCGCAGCGATGAGTTTCGTGATCTTGAAAAAAATAAATCTCGCTGTATTGAAAAACTAGAAGCAATGCTCATTCAGGCTTTTCATAAACCTAAAGCTCGAAGGCCCACGAAACCCACTCGTAATTCTAAGCTTCGAAAATTAGAATCAAAAAACAGGCGCGGCGAATTAAAGCAGTCACGTCAAAAAATTCGGTAA
- a CDS encoding M23 family metallopeptidase translates to MMRALRHIAFFAIVLTSSWGTPPPLNSENTFINSVEFLSENLLPGSVIAIRLKNTPNKENSLRVCFRMQCLALTNRWELLPTNPDTPDAQLFLLEDKLNRWSFEKIELDTNMFDKIKIKITNLRLPASVADLLKTSDKAVEFEKSYNKQIHIRNSALSWGKQWTLPIPSAITSPFGTLRTAEDGASYTHKGVDLRAPMGTAVATTSDGWVVATLEQMVSGKVITIDHGHGVMSKYLHLSEFKVKIKEQVRAGQIIALSGTSGRSEAPHLHWEIRVRGYPVDPLSTARLMARLSYPE, encoded by the coding sequence ATGATGAGGGCATTAAGGCACATAGCCTTTTTTGCAATTGTTCTCACAAGTTCATGGGGAACACCACCCCCTTTAAATTCTGAAAATACATTTATTAATTCCGTTGAATTTTTATCTGAAAATCTTCTACCCGGATCAGTCATCGCCATAAGACTGAAAAATACTCCAAACAAAGAAAACTCACTTCGCGTATGTTTTCGTATGCAATGCTTAGCCCTTACAAATCGCTGGGAATTACTCCCGACAAATCCTGATACACCCGATGCTCAACTGTTTTTACTTGAAGATAAATTGAATCGTTGGAGTTTTGAGAAGATTGAACTTGATACAAATATGTTTGATAAAATTAAAATAAAAATTACAAACCTCAGGCTCCCGGCTTCCGTTGCTGATTTGCTCAAGACAAGTGATAAAGCCGTAGAATTTGAAAAATCATATAATAAGCAAATTCACATTAGAAACAGTGCTCTTAGTTGGGGAAAACAATGGACACTCCCCATTCCCTCAGCGATCACTTCACCCTTTGGAACATTACGTACTGCTGAGGATGGAGCTTCGTATACACATAAAGGCGTTGATCTCCGAGCTCCGATGGGTACAGCTGTAGCTACCACTTCAGACGGTTGGGTTGTGGCAACATTAGAACAAATGGTTTCAGGAAAGGTGATCACAATTGATCATGGTCATGGAGTCATGAGTAAGTATCTTCATCTTTCAGAATTTAAGGTGAAAATTAAGGAACAAGTTCGCGCAGGTCAAATCATCGCTTTAAGCGGGACGAGTGGTCGCTCTGAGGCACCACATCTTCATTGGGAGATTCGGGTGCGGGGTTACCCTGTTGATCCCCTATCGACTGCGCGTCTGATGGCACGTCTTTCTTATCCTGAGTGA
- a CDS encoding MlaD family protein, giving the protein MDRSKKVEFKVGVFVTIGLLLTLFFIIALGGDKTFFQKHITLHMRVDETMGLSLGSAIQIAGVPSGNVKLIEFDRGSNKLDIHLRIEQKFAGRITKGSFVGLRTQGALGDKYITITPGPYDGEPLRDGDTIDVELGSDLLTTLSKSGNRVEQAFDILDQVERLVKALNDRNLAQNLADTVQNLKSTSHTMDQVMASIKGSDPKNNNLKKSVDRIAVILEKIDSGQGTLGGLINDPTVHEDLKALLGGAKRSKLLKYLIRSTIEKSEETDSNSSKEKDK; this is encoded by the coding sequence ATGGACCGTTCAAAAAAAGTTGAATTTAAAGTCGGAGTATTTGTCACCATTGGGCTTTTACTCACACTCTTTTTCATCATCGCACTTGGTGGCGATAAAACATTCTTTCAAAAACACATTACACTCCATATGCGTGTTGACGAAACGATGGGCCTCTCTTTGGGAAGTGCTATCCAGATTGCAGGAGTTCCAAGTGGAAATGTCAAACTTATAGAATTTGATCGTGGAAGCAATAAACTAGACATTCATTTGCGCATTGAACAAAAATTTGCAGGCCGTATTACCAAAGGCTCATTTGTCGGGCTTCGCACACAAGGTGCCTTAGGTGATAAATATATTACTATCACACCAGGCCCCTATGATGGCGAACCTCTCAGAGACGGTGACACCATTGATGTTGAATTAGGATCAGACCTCCTCACAACACTTAGTAAATCAGGCAATCGCGTAGAACAAGCTTTTGATATTCTCGATCAAGTAGAGCGTCTCGTAAAAGCGCTTAATGATCGAAACCTGGCGCAAAATCTTGCCGACACAGTACAAAATTTAAAAAGCACGAGCCACACAATGGATCAGGTTATGGCAAGCATTAAAGGGAGTGATCCGAAGAACAATAATCTTAAAAAATCAGTTGACCGCATAGCCGTTATTCTTGAAAAAATTGATTCTGGTCAAGGTACTTTAGGTGGTCTTATCAATGACCCAACAGTTCATGAAGATCTCAAGGCTCTTTTAGGTGGAGCAAAGCGAAGTAAACTTTTAAAATATCTCATTCGTTCAACAATTGAAAAAAGTGAAGAAACTGATTCTAATTCTTCAAAAGAAAAAGATAAATGA
- the trmFO gene encoding methylenetetrahydrofolate--tRNA-(uracil(54)-C(5))-methyltransferase (FADH(2)-oxidizing) TrmFO, with product MTKSVHIVGAGLAGTECALQLATRGYQVFLYEMRPEKLTPAHKTGGCAELVCSNSLGSLMEPSAPSMLKNEMAELGSFVLAAAHRHKVPAGQALSVDRELFSQDLTNQIDTHPNIKRVAKTVESLDEIGRPAVIATGPLTHDFLAASMRDHFGGDFLYFFDAIAPIIDADSINMDICFKASRYDKGGADYINCPLTKEQYFNLIEEIKKAEVVVPKEFDKTPYFESCLPVEVIVERGPLTLAFGPCKPKGLKDPRTGREAFAIVQLRQENKYATAYNMVGFQTKMKYGEQTRVFRMIPGLEKAEFLKLGSLHRNLFINSPKLLMKTLNSRKDPQLFFAGQITGVEGYFESTCTGMLVSQFVDALNHDRPAPIPPIDSALGALLAAITEPKENFQPTNINWGLFPPMNVPKHDKKIALVARAKQAFSAWKSSLELQ from the coding sequence ATGACAAAAAGTGTACATATAGTTGGAGCCGGGCTCGCTGGCACTGAATGCGCCCTACAATTAGCAACACGGGGTTACCAAGTTTTTCTTTACGAAATGCGTCCAGAAAAATTAACCCCAGCCCATAAGACCGGTGGTTGTGCCGAACTTGTTTGTTCAAATAGCTTAGGCAGTCTAATGGAACCCAGCGCTCCTTCTATGCTCAAAAATGAAATGGCAGAACTAGGAAGTTTTGTATTAGCAGCAGCCCATCGACATAAAGTTCCAGCAGGCCAAGCATTGAGCGTTGATCGCGAACTTTTTTCTCAAGATTTAACAAATCAAATTGATACTCATCCCAATATCAAGCGCGTAGCAAAAACTGTCGAAAGCCTTGATGAAATTGGCCGCCCTGCAGTCATAGCTACGGGTCCACTTACACATGATTTTTTAGCAGCAAGCATGCGCGATCACTTCGGAGGTGATTTTCTTTATTTCTTCGATGCAATTGCACCCATTATTGATGCTGATAGTATCAATATGGATATTTGTTTTAAAGCAAGCCGCTACGACAAAGGTGGCGCAGATTACATCAATTGCCCGCTTACTAAAGAGCAGTATTTTAATCTTATTGAGGAAATAAAAAAAGCTGAAGTTGTTGTACCCAAAGAATTTGATAAAACTCCTTATTTTGAATCATGCCTTCCAGTTGAAGTCATTGTAGAGCGTGGTCCTCTCACATTAGCGTTTGGCCCTTGTAAACCCAAGGGTCTCAAAGATCCACGTACGGGGCGAGAAGCTTTTGCCATCGTGCAATTGAGACAAGAAAACAAATATGCCACTGCTTACAATATGGTAGGGTTTCAAACCAAAATGAAATACGGCGAACAGACAAGAGTTTTTAGAATGATTCCCGGTCTTGAAAAGGCAGAGTTTTTAAAACTTGGTAGCCTTCATAGAAATTTATTTATTAATTCACCAAAGCTTCTCATGAAAACTCTAAACTCACGAAAAGATCCTCAACTATTTTTCGCAGGTCAAATCACAGGCGTTGAAGGTTATTTTGAATCAACATGCACTGGTATGCTTGTCTCCCAATTTGTCGATGCATTAAATCATGATCGCCCAGCACCCATTCCTCCAATTGATAGTGCACTAGGAGCCTTACTTGCAGCGATTACTGAGCCGAAAGAAAATTTTCAACCGACAAATATTAATTGGGGTCTGTTTCCACCCATGAATGTACCTAAACACGATAAAAAAATCGCTCTAGTAGCAAGAGCGAAGCAGGCCTTTTCAGCTTGGAAAAGTTCTTTAGAACTTCAATAA